The following are from one region of the Merismopedia glauca CCAP 1448/3 genome:
- a CDS encoding SDR family oxidoreductase — protein MKLKAIDQQVVAVVGASSGIGRETALAFAKQRAKVVVSARSQSGLASLVSEISQFGGEAIAIPADVSVFEQVQKVADKTVEYYGRLDTWVHAAGTAIIAPFEQVTPDEFKRVIDVNLMGQVYGAMAALPHLRREGRGALIHISSVEARRSMPLQSSYSASKHGIEGFLDSLRVELQHEGVPISVTNVMPSVINTPFYNKALTKLGVKPTGVPPYYQPSLVAKAILHVAEHPTRDIIVGDVGRFLDLLQKLSPELTDALLNLIGITGQKTDTIKSESDPNNLFEPIEGYDKTTGDFSDKTIPSFFDWFDFHPAAKWGTVAGLGVLALLATQILQDTTESLK, from the coding sequence ATGAAACTCAAAGCAATTGACCAACAAGTTGTTGCCGTGGTCGGAGCTTCTAGTGGGATTGGACGGGAAACCGCTCTGGCGTTTGCCAAACAACGAGCAAAAGTAGTGGTTTCTGCTCGCAGTCAATCGGGATTGGCATCATTGGTCAGCGAAATTTCTCAGTTTGGAGGAGAGGCGATCGCTATTCCTGCCGATGTTTCTGTCTTTGAACAGGTACAGAAAGTGGCAGATAAAACAGTCGAATATTACGGGCGTTTAGATACCTGGGTACACGCAGCAGGAACTGCGATTATTGCCCCATTTGAGCAAGTAACTCCCGATGAGTTTAAGCGGGTGATTGACGTTAATCTCATGGGTCAAGTATACGGAGCAATGGCAGCATTGCCTCACTTAAGACGAGAGGGGCGAGGCGCATTGATCCATATTTCTTCAGTTGAAGCTCGTCGATCGATGCCGCTTCAAAGTTCCTATTCTGCATCTAAACACGGAATCGAAGGCTTTCTCGATTCACTTCGGGTAGAGCTACAGCATGAAGGAGTCCCCATTAGCGTTACCAACGTAATGCCTTCTGTAATTAACACTCCTTTTTATAACAAAGCTCTCACCAAACTGGGAGTGAAACCGACTGGAGTACCTCCCTACTATCAACCTAGTTTGGTTGCCAAAGCAATTTTGCACGTTGCCGAACATCCTACCCGCGACATTATTGTGGGAGATGTGGGGCGATTTCTTGACTTACTCCAAAAGCTTTCTCCAGAGTTAACCGATGCACTTTTAAATCTGATAGGTATTACAGGGCAAAAAACCGACACCATCAAATCCGAAAGCGATCCAAATAATTTGTTTGAACCGATCGAAGGTTATGACAAAACAACTGGAGACTTTAGCGACAAGACAATTCCAAGTTTCTTTGACTGGTTCGATTTTCATCCTGCTGCCAAATGGGGAACTGTTGCAGGGCTGGGAGTATTAGCTTTACTAGCTACCCAGATTTTGCAGGATACTACCGAATCGCTTAAATAA
- a CDS encoding ATP-grasp domain-containing protein, which produces MILIVSSATDIHSHLVMKELRYLKADVTLLDLSKFRQPLELAMHYGSSDRDCALQITSAISLPLNDFRVIWWRCPHIADGEPNNSDRVNPAVGDTNIYQQFASLSPAIDVFWVNHPLRNATATNQAHLLRVSQEVGLGIPATLITNNIQQVQEFVSSNDATYKLFSATEQGWKEILVPIGDLLNVSDSLVYNSLVLQESIPSQFDVKVAIVGENIFSVALYKIQHSQSKGNCESIRTEIFELPSEIKTSLWQLISKLGLVYATVDLRLTPKYEWVLLGLNPVGDWLSFEEHTQQPITKSLAKLLASCDR; this is translated from the coding sequence ATGATTTTAATTGTTTCATCAGCGACTGATATTCACTCTCATTTAGTGATGAAGGAACTGCGGTATCTCAAAGCCGATGTGACTTTGCTAGATTTATCTAAATTCCGTCAGCCTTTAGAATTAGCGATGCATTATGGGAGCAGCGATCGCGATTGCGCGCTGCAAATTACTTCAGCTATTAGCCTGCCTTTGAATGATTTTAGAGTAATTTGGTGGCGGTGTCCTCACATTGCTGATGGAGAGCCAAACAACTCAGATCGGGTTAATCCTGCGGTTGGCGATACCAATATTTATCAACAATTTGCCAGTTTATCACCAGCTATAGATGTTTTTTGGGTAAATCACCCCCTCCGCAATGCCACTGCTACTAATCAAGCTCATCTTTTGCGAGTTTCCCAGGAAGTTGGCTTAGGAATTCCTGCAACTTTAATTACTAATAATATCCAACAAGTACAAGAGTTTGTTTCTAGCAATGATGCCACCTACAAACTTTTTTCAGCTACCGAACAAGGCTGGAAAGAAATATTAGTCCCTATCGGCGATTTATTAAATGTTTCCGATAGCCTTGTTTATAACTCATTAGTTTTGCAAGAAAGTATTCCCTCTCAATTTGATGTCAAAGTAGCAATTGTGGGAGAAAATATTTTTTCCGTGGCTCTCTACAAGATCCAACATTCTCAATCAAAGGGAAATTGCGAGTCGATCAGAACTGAGATTTTTGAATTACCATCTGAGATTAAAACCTCTTTGTGGCAATTAATCTCGAAACTAGGATTAGTTTATGCCACAGTCGATCTACGCTTAACCCCTAAATATGAATGGGTATTATTAGGACTTAATCCTGTAGGTGATTGGCTCTCATTTGAAGAGCATACTCAACAACCAATCACTAAAAGCCTAGCCAAATTATTGGCTAGTTGCGATCGCTAA
- a CDS encoding peroxidase family protein: protein MIGESDNRRDKSRDGWKNTLSSFLLTNFDGFWNWIQSVDKLNRLVNRKLINLAIAYMPFRPHPASTMHEGKYRSWESLTDKTYSGLHLLPRTSPQTTPPIAKLSELFIREGEEIPSPKSTVLFSYVAQWFTDGFLRTRIDAPNRLRNTSNHDIELCQLYGLRPETAHLLREKQGGRLKSQTINSEEYAPRLYEDDGTVKAEFKDIAWLPELEEITQRIELEPAKKVNLLAMGVERANVQLGYLMIGNLLLREHNRIARLLEQKYDKWDDERLFQTTRNIMTALLIKLVINEYINHIAPYNFKFSCDPLAFKGTEKWNRPNWMSLEFALLYRWHTQVPNNYVICGKAIPASEALWNPDLLINHNFGELFESASLQRSGKVCLHNTPAFLTGFRQLDNGKIIRVGVDEKSIELGRKANLQSYNDYRELCKFPRVTDFDQITGSPNIQTALEKLYGHVDNIDFYVGLFAEDLRPKSTLPPLMGRMVGVDAFSQLMTNPLFSPNIYNAETFSALGWEIIHNTNSLSELLQRNLNHPPKVYKATLNFED, encoded by the coding sequence ATGATAGGCGAAAGTGATAACCGTCGAGATAAGTCTCGTGATGGCTGGAAAAATACGCTTTCATCTTTTCTGTTAACTAATTTTGACGGGTTCTGGAATTGGATTCAAAGTGTAGATAAATTAAATCGCTTAGTTAATAGAAAGTTGATTAATCTGGCGATCGCTTATATGCCATTTCGCCCTCACCCTGCTAGTACAATGCATGAAGGAAAATACCGTTCTTGGGAATCATTAACGGATAAAACTTATAGCGGACTGCATTTATTACCCCGAACATCTCCCCAAACTACCCCACCCATAGCTAAACTTTCCGAACTATTTATTAGAGAAGGAGAAGAAATTCCTTCACCTAAATCAACAGTCTTATTTTCTTATGTAGCACAGTGGTTTACAGATGGTTTTTTGAGAACCAGAATTGATGCTCCAAACCGCTTGCGGAATACTTCAAATCATGATATTGAGTTATGCCAATTATATGGATTACGTCCTGAAACTGCTCATCTTTTACGAGAAAAACAAGGAGGAAGACTCAAAAGCCAAACAATTAATAGTGAAGAATATGCACCTCGATTGTATGAAGATGATGGTACAGTTAAAGCTGAATTTAAAGATATAGCTTGGTTGCCAGAACTAGAAGAAATCACCCAAAGGATTGAACTAGAGCCAGCAAAAAAAGTGAACCTGTTAGCTATGGGTGTAGAAAGAGCTAACGTCCAACTTGGCTATTTAATGATTGGCAATCTACTTTTAAGAGAACATAATCGAATTGCTAGATTATTAGAACAAAAGTATGATAAGTGGGATGATGAAAGATTGTTTCAAACTACTAGAAACATTATGACAGCTTTACTGATTAAGCTAGTCATAAATGAATATATCAATCATATTGCTCCCTATAACTTTAAATTCTCTTGCGATCCACTTGCCTTTAAAGGTACTGAAAAATGGAATCGTCCTAACTGGATGTCCCTAGAGTTTGCTTTATTATATCGCTGGCATACTCAAGTTCCTAATAATTATGTGATTTGTGGTAAAGCAATACCTGCTTCTGAAGCGCTGTGGAACCCAGATTTATTAATCAATCACAACTTTGGGGAATTATTTGAATCAGCTTCTTTACAAAGATCTGGTAAAGTTTGCCTCCACAATACACCTGCGTTTTTAACAGGATTCAGACAGTTAGATAATGGAAAAATTATCAGAGTCGGGGTAGATGAAAAAAGCATTGAGTTAGGGCGCAAAGCCAACTTACAAAGCTATAATGATTACCGAGAATTGTGTAAGTTTCCGCGAGTTACTGACTTCGATCAGATTACAGGTTCTCCTAACATTCAAACAGCTTTAGAAAAACTTTACGGTCACGTAGATAATATAGATTTCTATGTAGGTCTGTTTGCTGAAGACTTACGACCTAAATCTACTTTACCTCCGTTGATGGGCAGAATGGTAGGAGTAGATGCATTTTCTCAACTTATGACTAATCCTTTATTTAGTCCAAATATCTATAACGCTGAAACTTTCTCAGCTTTGGGATGGGAGATAATTCACAATACTAATAGCTTGTCAGAACTATTACAGCGCAATCTCAATCATCCTCCCAAAGTTTATAAAGCCACCCTAAATTTTGAAGATTAA